In Aliamphritea ceti, a single window of DNA contains:
- a CDS encoding polyamine ABC transporter substrate-binding protein — MDNKNKLIAGCLMFASSELALAETSTVNFYNWPDYVGPTVIDNFTKETGITVNYDVFDSNEVVDAKLMTGASGYDVIIPASSYLQRQAKIGVYSEIDHDRLKNYKNLNKDLLSKARQFDPENKHSIPYAWGTIGLGYNETMLRERLGDMPLDSLDLIFDPEISSKLKDCGISILESPAEVTSIALNYLGLDPNSENKKDLKKATDLLKKSRPNYKQFSSFKHITDLVNGDICVALSYNGDVSNALVRAEEAGVSVNLGYSIPKEGTLLWFDFIAIPADAPNPEGAYAFIDYLLRSDSAADFSNYTFFASANDAAKPLLLDEIMTDPGIYPSDEVKQRLFAPVAHTAKFDRLLTRAWTDIKTGR, encoded by the coding sequence ATGGATAATAAAAATAAATTAATAGCTGGATGTTTGATGTTTGCTTCATCAGAATTAGCTCTTGCAGAAACCAGTACAGTAAATTTCTATAATTGGCCTGACTATGTGGGACCTACCGTTATTGATAATTTTACGAAAGAAACAGGTATTACAGTTAACTATGATGTTTTCGATTCAAATGAAGTAGTTGATGCCAAACTGATGACTGGCGCTAGTGGTTACGATGTAATAATTCCAGCCAGTTCATATCTTCAAAGGCAAGCGAAAATAGGTGTATATTCAGAAATTGATCATGACAGGTTAAAAAATTACAAGAATTTAAATAAAGACTTATTATCTAAAGCACGTCAGTTTGATCCTGAAAACAAGCACAGTATTCCTTATGCCTGGGGTACTATTGGGCTAGGTTATAACGAGACAATGCTAAGAGAGCGCTTAGGTGATATGCCTCTTGACTCATTAGATCTTATTTTTGATCCTGAAATCAGTTCTAAATTAAAAGATTGTGGCATCAGTATTCTTGAGTCACCTGCTGAGGTGACATCCATTGCGTTAAATTATTTAGGGTTGGATCCAAATTCAGAGAACAAGAAGGATCTGAAAAAAGCGACGGATTTATTGAAAAAATCAAGGCCAAATTATAAGCAGTTTTCATCGTTTAAACATATAACAGATCTAGTCAATGGCGATATATGTGTAGCACTTAGTTATAACGGTGATGTTTCTAATGCTCTCGTGCGCGCTGAAGAAGCCGGAGTTAGTGTTAACCTTGGTTATAGTATACCTAAAGAAGGTACATTGCTTTGGTTTGATTTTATTGCTATTCCGGCAGATGCTCCAAATCCAGAAGGTGCCTATGCTTTTATTGACTATTTATTAAGAAGTGACAGTGCCGCTGACTTTTCGAATTACACTTTCTTTGCATCTGCTAATGATGCGGCTAAACCTCTGCTTTTAGATGAAATTATGACTGATCCAGGTATTTATCCATCTGATGAAGTAAAGCAACGTTTATTTGCTCCTGTTGCACATACGGCAAAATTTGATCGTTTACTTACCCGTGCATGGACCGATATTAAAACTGGAAGGTAA
- a CDS encoding cytochrome c biogenesis CcdA family protein — protein sequence MPDVTVTEYFIAFIGGLLSTFSPCSVTLLPGYLSFLSCQTDSRYSNIKIALSFTSGYSLYFLLLGFNITLLGKIFWNYQEELNILVGILIAILGLKLLFNCGSCDKNSSIIYNSNNGVLKNAFILGILLSLGRTACTGPILASILAYQPVVPNAYISPVLLIIYSLGFSIPVLLISLTFNRLHQHINRHKQT from the coding sequence ATGCCTGATGTAACGGTTACAGAATACTTTATTGCCTTCATAGGCGGTCTTCTTTCTACTTTTTCTCCCTGCTCTGTTACCCTCCTACCTGGTTATCTATCATTTCTTTCTTGTCAAACTGATAGCCGCTATTCAAATATAAAAATAGCTTTGAGTTTCACATCTGGTTATTCATTATATTTCTTATTACTAGGCTTTAATATTACACTATTAGGAAAAATATTTTGGAACTATCAAGAAGAATTGAATATATTAGTGGGAATATTGATAGCTATCCTAGGTTTAAAATTATTGTTTAATTGTGGTAGCTGCGACAAAAACTCCAGTATTATTTATAATTCAAACAATGGAGTACTTAAGAATGCCTTTATACTTGGAATATTATTATCCTTAGGAAGAACTGCGTGTACAGGTCCGATATTAGCATCTATACTTGCTTATCAACCTGTTGTTCCAAACGCATATATCAGTCCAGTTTTGTTAATCATTTATTCTCTTGGTTTCAGTATTCCAGTACTTCTCATATCGTTGACGTTCAATCGTTTACATCAACATATAAACAGACATAAACAGACATAA
- a CDS encoding thioredoxin family protein — protein sequence MMTYQELFECGENYHQYLGRGTRNEILEVSKVADLLNTDLQINQEALDQLLSISKPVKLLVAAEMWCPFCQLQLSVLNKICEINSLFKMSIITKGRAEDEIKSRLEIDEVLIPVVVILDERFEMVDFYSECPSGSCPSYEYENIKSDCKLGGYLNRTVTDLIKAIK from the coding sequence ATGATGACATATCAAGAGCTTTTCGAATGTGGTGAGAACTATCATCAATATTTAGGTCGGGGAACCCGTAATGAAATTTTGGAAGTCAGTAAGGTTGCCGACTTGCTAAATACTGACTTACAAATTAATCAGGAGGCTTTAGATCAGCTGCTAAGTATAAGCAAGCCTGTTAAATTGCTAGTGGCTGCTGAAATGTGGTGTCCATTTTGTCAATTGCAATTATCTGTTCTTAATAAAATATGTGAAATCAACAGCTTATTTAAAATGTCTATAATTACTAAAGGTAGAGCTGAAGACGAAATTAAATCACGTTTAGAAATTGATGAAGTTTTAATACCAGTTGTTGTTATTCTTGATGAGAGATTTGAAATGGTTGATTTTTATTCTGAATGTCCATCAGGAAGCTGCCCTTCATATGAATATGAAAATATAAAATCTGATTGTAAGTTAGGAGGCTATTTGAACAGAACGGTAACTGATCTTATTAAAGCAATAAAATAA